A single window of Pseudomonadota bacterium DNA harbors:
- a CDS encoding NADH-quinone oxidoreductase subunit C encodes MSMFPVVRPGPRGCLKGFSNFRRRLPGSVIRSLRGRYPMHPATEKLIGALRSELSLEVRPCDYYQRGYHYEIEVEAGQLRTLAAILLQEKMFLVFVGGLHVKPAMRIIYQFASYERACRLLVRVPVAADNSLPTISDIYQGANWHERETRDFYGVNFVGHPYLKPLILAEEDVDLKPLLKKEADLKDLAEVSWTAPEAAESKTDQKRAELS; translated from the coding sequence ATGTCTATGTTCCCGGTTGTCCGCCCCGGCCCGAGGGGTTGCTTGAAGGGATTCTCAAACTTCAGGAGAAGATTACCGGGGTCCGTCATCCGTTCCCTCAGAGGAAGATATCCGATGCACCCAGCTACTGAAAAACTTATCGGGGCCCTGCGCAGCGAGCTTTCGCTTGAGGTTCGCCCCTGCGATTATTATCAGCGTGGCTACCACTATGAAATCGAAGTGGAAGCCGGTCAGTTAAGGACATTGGCCGCGATTCTTTTGCAGGAAAAGATGTTTCTGGTTTTTGTCGGCGGACTGCATGTTAAGCCGGCCATGCGGATTATTTATCAGTTCGCCAGTTATGAGCGGGCTTGTCGTCTACTGGTCAGAGTGCCGGTGGCGGCTGATAATTCCTTGCCGACAATCTCCGATATCTATCAGGGGGCTAATTGGCACGAGCGGGAAACCAGGGATTTTTATGGGGTCAATTTTGTCGGTCATCCCTATCTCAAACCCTTGATTCTGGCCGAGGAGGATGTTGATCTCAAGCCGTTGCTTAAAAAAGAAGCTGATCTTAAGGATCTGGCCGAAGTGAGTTGGACCGCGCCGGAAGCCGCAGAGTCTAAAACAGACCAGAAAAGGGCGGAACTGAGCTGA